The Sabethes cyaneus chromosome 3, idSabCyanKW18_F2, whole genome shotgun sequence DNA window ACCTACGTCCGCTTCAATCCGATCGAGCTGAAGCTAAAGTTCTCGAAGGCTCGCTTCAACTTCAACGGCCTGTTCAATGGCGATCCGGCCCTGGAAGAGTTCGGCAACAAGGCCATCAACGAGAATCCGCACCTGCTGCTGGACGAGGTCAAACCATCGTTCGAGCGCAATCTGGCCCGAATCTTCACCGACATCTCGAACAGCGTGGTACAGGGCGCGGAAGAGTCGGAACTGCTTCCGTCATGATTGCGTAATGCAAAGCACAACTTGTGttcgtcgatttttttttgcttttgtcctAGGAAACTATAAAAATTGTAAACGAGATAGATTTATTGCGGCAATAAAGATGATTTGCGTGTCGATTATTGTACCGATCCGGCTTGAGTTAGTAGCTCGTTTTTCGTGTAGTTGTTTTGATCTTAGCTCAGCTGGTCTGAGCTATCTGATTAGCACAAAGAGGCTGCCCTTTGCTCAAACTGGTATGTTTTAGCCATGAACTCACGCATTCGATATCTTAAATCTTATTCGCTGCTGGATGGAGTAAacttgtttagattatagtaaTTTAATTCTTTCAACAGTCATACCATTGTAAGTTGAATCAATTCTGTTATTCAGCTCATCAGTAAACAGAACAGGACGACAAACTTGATTTAATATTGTTGGTACTATTGACCCCTTTAATAGACCGCTGGTCACAGAAGACGTACGCGCACTTGTCGTGTTCAATCAGaaagtactgcggacgatacttGTGGAGGGCGACGGACGcagttctcttcaagagccctACACCGGCCGGCACCAGGAATCGGGATGGGCATAACGTGCGACTTTTGCGACGCCTGGGAATTTGTCCAGCAAGTTgctcggctctatgctgaatgGCGACGACGTCGGCTAGTGACCCATATTGCCTCACACAAAAGCAAATGCAAAGCAATGACCATACCCGGATTCAATTGAATTTCTATAAATAAGAAAGCTGCAGTGCATTTGATTCGCACTTGCAACCACAGCAGATAAGCAAAATGCATTTGGCAGGAGCAACTTTCATCTTGAGCGTTTTTTACCTGTCCGTTGGACTTGGTGAAATTGGTAAGTTTGTCCCAGAATAGATCCTTAAGATAAATTCTTCAATCTATTTCATTGCAGCACCCATCCTGCAATCGATGGTTTGCTCTAGAAGCGACCCTGATCTGTCGAAATGTGTCACGAACGCAATGAACAGCATCCGGTCGGCTCTAGCGTTGGGAGATTTCGGTGCTGGACGAACAGCACCCATGCTGGATCCGTACCAGATCAAGACGTTGGACATCCGAAACGGACAGAACTTTGAagttttactacgcaatgcgaCGATTGAAGGAATCGGCGATTACAAAATTACTGAACTTCGGTAAGTTAGCGTTTGAGACCTCCTGGAAGATCTTTTTAAggtaagaaaaaattttttgtttcacaAGTGAGGACCTGCCCCAGAAGAAATTTAACTTCCGCCTGAATCTGCCTTCGCTGTTTGTTAAGGGAAAGTAcgatctgaacatgtacgttctTCTGTCCAGAATCTTTGGTAAAGGAAATTTCAACATGACTCTCAGTGAGGAACCCTCCGCAAATAATACTTTTGGGTGAATTATATTTCGAGTTACTTTTACAATTCTAGTTGACACCTTGGCGGACGTGACCGCTCAATATTTCCTAGAACCGAAAGACGGCAAAAACCTGGTCCAATTCAAACCGCTAGACATCAAACTAAAGTTCGACAAAGCCCGGTTTTATTTGGACAACCTTTTCGATGGCGACCAGAATCTGGGACAGTTCGGGAACAATGCCATTAACTCGTTTCCGAGCCTGCTGCTGGATCAGGTGAAGCCCGGCATCGAAGCGCATCTGACCCGGTCGGTAACGAAAATGGCCAACGCCGTCGTGAGCGGAGCGGAGGAACAGGAAATTCTGCTACCGTGATGCCGTCGTGGAAACCGGAATTGCAACTTGAAACAAAGTTATTTGCATCAACTAAACAATTAGTTTAATTTACATATGCACAGGGCACAGGCACTTATCTTATCGCCAGATAATTGCTAGAAATTTAATGGGCCTGCTCACTAAAGTTGGATTAAACCAGATTAATCATTAAAATTTTAGTTCACGCGGAAGTGTGTTAAACCGTTAAACCGAAACGAATTCCCTTCTAAAAGTC harbors:
- the LOC128741009 gene encoding uncharacterized protein LOC128741009, with the translated sequence MHLAGATFILSVFYLSVGLGEIAPILQSMVCSRSDPDLSKCVTNAMNSIRSALALGDFGAGRTAPMLDPYQIKTLDIRNGQNFEVLLRNATIEGIGDYKITELREDLPQKKFNFRLNLPSLFVKGKYDLNMYVLLSRIFGKGNFNMTLIDTLADVTAQYFLEPKDGKNLVQFKPLDIKLKFDKARFYLDNLFDGDQNLGQFGNNAINSFPSLLLDQVKPGIEAHLTRSVTKMANAVVSGAEEQEILLP